A single genomic interval of Pyrus communis chromosome 7, drPyrComm1.1, whole genome shotgun sequence harbors:
- the LOC137740101 gene encoding large ribosomal subunit protein uL30z-like isoform X2, with amino-acid sequence MTEETAQRLTYIPEVILKRRKTNEELALRRKEQLEQRKFKSQQNKQEYIKKPEDFIKEYRYREMDLVHMKHRLKRKRPALETPNSQLLLVVRIQGYPNLKNVRELIYKKGFAKIDKKKVPLTDNNLIEQAMGQYDVICIEDVVHEIATIGPHFKEVTGFLWPIVLNKPEAGLKGSKTVYKDGGDAGDRGDKINELISKMN; translated from the exons ATGACGGAAGAGACGGCGCAGCGGTTGACGTATATACCGGAGGTTATATTGAAGAGAAGGAAAACCAATGAGGAGTTGGCTTTGAGGAGGAAAGAGCAATTGGAGCAGAGGAAGTTTAAGTCTCAGCAAAATAAGCAAGAATATATTAAGAAACCTGAGGATTTCATCAAAGAGTATCGCTACAGG GAGATGGACCTTGTCCACATGAAACACAGGTTAAAGAGAAAAAGGCCAGCATTGGAGACACCTAACTCACAGCTTCTTTTGGTCGTCCGCATACAAGG GTATCCTAACCTTAAGAATGTGAGGGAGCTGATTTACAAGAAGGGCTTTGCAAAGATAGACAAGAAGAAAGTTCCTCTGACAGACAACAACCTTATTGAACAG GCAATGGGGCAGTATGATGTTATATGCATAGAAGATGTAGTGCACGAAATTGCCACGATTGGCCCACATTTTAAGGAGGTTACCGGTTTTTTGTGGCCCATTGTGCTCAACAAGCCTGAAGCAGGCTTAAAAGGTTCAAAAACGGTATACAAGGATGGCGGAGATGCTGGCGATCGCGGGGATAAGATCAATGAACTAATTAGCAAGATGAATTAA
- the LOC137740101 gene encoding large ribosomal subunit protein uL30z-like isoform X1, translated as MTEETAQRLTYIPEVILKRRKTNEELALRRKEQLEQRKFKSQQNKQEYIKKPEDFIKEYRYREMDLVHMKHRLKRKRPALETPNSQLLLVVRIQGKNDMHPVVRKALYSLKLRKIFNAVFVKATDAILEKLQRVQPYVTYGYPNLKNVRELIYKKGFAKIDKKKVPLTDNNLIEQAMGQYDVICIEDVVHEIATIGPHFKEVTGFLWPIVLNKPEAGLKGSKTVYKDGGDAGDRGDKINELISKMN; from the exons ATGACGGAAGAGACGGCGCAGCGGTTGACGTATATACCGGAGGTTATATTGAAGAGAAGGAAAACCAATGAGGAGTTGGCTTTGAGGAGGAAAGAGCAATTGGAGCAGAGGAAGTTTAAGTCTCAGCAAAATAAGCAAGAATATATTAAGAAACCTGAGGATTTCATCAAAGAGTATCGCTACAGG GAGATGGACCTTGTCCACATGAAACACAGGTTAAAGAGAAAAAGGCCAGCATTGGAGACACCTAACTCACAGCTTCTTTTGGTCGTCCGCATACAAGG GAAAAATGACATGCACCCTGTTGTTAGGAAGGCCTTATATAGCCTAAAGTTGAGGAAAATTTTCAATGCTGTCTTTGTGAAAGCAACTGACGCTATATTAGAAAAGTTGCAGAGGGTGCAGCCGTATGTTACCTATGG GTATCCTAACCTTAAGAATGTGAGGGAGCTGATTTACAAGAAGGGCTTTGCAAAGATAGACAAGAAGAAAGTTCCTCTGACAGACAACAACCTTATTGAACAG GCAATGGGGCAGTATGATGTTATATGCATAGAAGATGTAGTGCACGAAATTGCCACGATTGGCCCACATTTTAAGGAGGTTACCGGTTTTTTGTGGCCCATTGTGCTCAACAAGCCTGAAGCAGGCTTAAAAGGTTCAAAAACGGTATACAAGGATGGCGGAGATGCTGGCGATCGCGGGGATAAGATCAATGAACTAATTAGCAAGATGAATTAA